AAGGTGTCTTTGTTAGCGCAAAGACAAGCCGTCGAGCTCAAAGAGGTGCAGTCGGTGAGCTTGGAGCCGCCAATATTGTTCATGGCCGCAGTCTAATATCATCAGATATACTCGGTTATGAATTGATCCATCCCCATGCATGGGGGGAGAGGAATCAGGAAAACGTACTGCGCAGCGGATAAAGTCATCAGTAGCACTGGTACTGGCCAGAGCCGTGGTGGCAAGGAAAAGGGTAGCAATGATAGAGCGCATATTGAAAAGGAGTGTCTTGATTATTCAAATTGAAAAAGGAGTGTGGTGAATGTGGCTTGCACAATCGATTGGAATACAAGGAACTGATGAACGGGCTTGAAGATATCGAATTTCTCTCACTCGATGCACAGGTACCAGTCATCAGTTAAATAGAGTCCTGATAACTAGACACCGAACTCCGTAGAGAACCCTACTAATGCCCCCTTGATGCCGAGAAACTTGATCGGGGGCATGGAGGATAACGGCGAGAAACATTTTTGAATGCGCAGGGCGAACCAACCGAATCGCGTCGCCTGTCGTGCAGACAAGCTTTATTGGCAAATCGGCAAAATCTTCGCTTGACATGTAACGTTCTGTCCACTGCTTTGAATCCTGGTGGATCGCTCGCTATCGAACTGGAATGGTGTAAGAATGTTCCCTTTCGACGTGTTCCCTCTCTGGTCCTTGCTTTTGGTGAGTGGTCGCCCCGAGAAACGTCAAGAATTCTCCGAAGAATGAGACACAGTCAACAATGCGGTTTGTCATTCGTTGGAATTCTCAAAAGTTGTAACAGGATATGGTATTTGTACACAGTCAGTTGATCTTCTCAGGTGGAAAGTGTAGAAATTGGTGTTGATTGGACTGCCTGAGGTTTTATGTTCCTCGGCCTCTGGAGTGACGCGGCGGAAACATACATCTGAAGGTGCGAGAGAGGGCCTCATACAGCACCATGAAAATGCGTGATGAagtctcctcctcgactcAAAGAATACTAACACATTGCCCATGTGAAGCTCATCCACAGACTGGTCAAATCGCTCAGCTTCTGGCTCGTAATCACTCTATACTAGGGCCATCTTATAATTGCAGCTTTGACAGTAATCCAGACCGTAGATAGGTAGCGCGTATGTAACGTGTAGAGCCACGTATTTACTCCAATGAAAGAACttggagagggaggaatCTCAAGGACATGTCTCCGGTGGTGGAAGAACCTTACTTGATTGATCTGTATGATATGAGTCTTTGATCCTCAATCTCGACCGAAAAGGATTCTCTCTTAGGATCCTCCGGTCGGGGTGGAAAAAACACCTAGGGGAGGGAATATATCTATTTCCTCAAGGACGATGATCAAATTATTACTACTATGATTAAATTTATTCACATACTCGTATATCTTGACAGGGGATCGCATCCATCCCCTTCGACATCACCGCATCATTATCGAccaaaaaatggaaaaaaaaaaagaaaaaaatctgCGGCCGGCTTGAACTCCCATCATCCAAAACAATACAATTTGACCATTAATCATTTCAAGCGTGGATGGCTTGCTGCACCTTCGGGTACAGCTGCACCAACTTGTAATAAATTTCCGGGTGATCATTGATCATGACTTGCGGATCCCAGCCCATAGCAACGAAGATCGTCTCAACGCCACTCCCAATCGGAGTCAAGAAGACTTGACAAATCTGTAGGCCGATCACAAACGAGAAAGCCATGATCACCGCGGTAAAGTCACCATCAGAATTGTACGCAGGCTTGGTGAATTGCAGGTACAGGTAGGCCAACAATGCACAGACATACGCCACGAAGACGGAGCCCATGGTCAGCACGGGACCGATCAGACAGTCTTGGACCAGGGCGTCGATTCCTCGGTCCTgcatcatcttccacgtATCCTTGGCCGCTGGAATGTACGCTTTGCCGTAGAGCGCAATGTGACAGAATGCGTAGCGGTTGAACAAGGTAACGAGCCAGTcgaggagagagatgaagCACCCCAGGATCCAGACAAAGATGCTTCCAACAATGTTCCCCTGGGCGGCTTCCTGGCGCTGTGCGATCGAGCAGGCCTGACGaagcatgttgatgatggcaATGATCAAGCTTCCGAAACTGATACTGCCAAATGAGTAGGTTGTTGCCCGACGGAACGCGCCTCGAGTAGAACCCTTGGGCATCCCTCCGGCGGATTTGCTCCAGAAGTACCAGGCACCGTAGATGCCGGCGATGGTGGTGTGGACCGTGTTCTTCAGCCACTCGCTCAACCAATACATGGCAAATGTCACATACACGGTCAATCCGATGACTTTGGCGGTGCTGCAGCCACCACTGGCACAAGCAGGATTGGTGCCGGTGGAGTCAGGCTCGTAGGCAACGTAGATGGAGACCAGAGTCACCGAGAACCAGGCGGAGAAAGCCACTGTCGCAATTCCACCGAGGGCGCTGACAAGAAAGACGTGGCCATGCTTTCGTGCAACATCCATCGTTGTCTGCAGCATAAAGGCCGTGAATGGGATTCGGGGTATCCAACTGATGAAGCAAATGACCGCAAAGAccccgaagacgaggaaaaCGATTCCTCCGCCATATTGCTTCCGCACAATGTAGTAGATTCCCGTGGCAAAGGCAAACACAATATTCAATATTCCGGTCGCCCAGATGAACGTCTTTGTAAAGTAACGGGCGCCCATGAAGTACGCCCAGGAGAAGACGAGTGCAACACAGAGCACAAAGATGAACAAGACAAGAGTGTTGGTATTGAGCGAGAAATCATTTTGAGCACCGTATATGCCACCTCCATTGAAGCCTTTGTAGGATGCGTATTTATGGATGGTCAATCCAGACACAGCGACGTAGCCCAGAAAAACCGCAATAAGCTGGAATAGATTGATCGTGATCAGTACAAATTCTGTTGGTCCTGTTTGACTTGACACTGCACGATTTCTTTTGCTGCCTCCCTCTCGCACAGAGGCTGTAGATGGAATGTGGACCAGCGGAAATTGAAATTGAAATTTTCACTCACCAAGAGACCTGCCCAAATGTCATTGTACTTTGGTTTCTGAATCTTGAAAGCTTCATCAAAGGTAGTGTACGGGGGTGGATTGTCCGGATACGGTGGCTGCTGAGGGTTCATTCCAGGACCAGGTTGCCCGTAAGTCACTGGCCCTCCGTAGTTGGCCGGCGGTTGGTAGGCGCCATTCTGTTGCGGATTGTAGGCCGTCGGATAATTCgcatttcttttctcgtaTCCAGCAGCTTGGCCTGAATCTGCAAAATTCTGACCACCGTCGTAGTAACTTGCAGCTTGCCCACTCATGGTTTCCGCAAAAATTCCGCCGCGTCCACACTTGCCCGGGCGTCGAGGAAAGGTCACAGGCACAGAAATAGACTCAGAAGATTTCCACACGAGTCGGTGCAGAAAACAGCGGGTGGGTAAGGAGCTTTATTAGACGTATTAGAATGTATGACGACATGTGGGTGTGAAGGTAGCACGGTCGCGCCCCGGTAACTATCGAAGGTGACCCAATAATCAGCCTTACGCCGTGCCGATCCCTCGATCACTGCAGGTTTGCAAACCCCTCTAGAGCTGATATCATTGGCAGCTAGCAGATCccggggaggaaaaaaggggggaaatcAATCGCCTTTCGATCGTCCATTACACAGATTCAGCCATGCCAAGAGATGGTTTGAAAGCTGCCTATTCGGGCAAGCCTTGGCACGCGTCCGAGGTATATCGTAGGTGGTTCTCAAGAGTTGATGTACATGCAGGCACGCTGAACTGGAAAAAGGGCGGGACGCAGAAAATGGGGTGACACATCTctgattcaaaaaaaaagcccaagATTCGCAGATGAAGCAAGAGTTATGGAAAGCTTGATCCAAGGATCATTAGTGGCATACATAGGAGATGTGTGGTCTGAGCCGACCACGCGGAGGACGACAGAATGCATcgaaaggggggagggagactGTCATTCCCACTGAGCAAATATATATGTTTAATGCAAGAGTACACTGGGGGTATTTGGCATGTCCTTGTCGATTAAACAAGGTCAGTGaaaactaaaaaaaagacaaagatataagaaaaaggacagagaagagaaaaagaactCCAGGCACCTGCAAAAAGCAGGAACCGTTCAAACGGGTGGGCTTCGTCATTGAGTGGGCTCCCGATGAAAAGCGTGCTGCCGGAGGTTGCGCCAAGAGCTCGCGACCCGATTCTCAAGATCGGGGCTTTGATTCCGCGAGCTATCCGGGAAATTATCAGTCGCAGACTGAATCTGGCCTTTGCTGAACGCAACCGAACGTCGCAACTTCTCTTGCCGGACCGCTGTTCGTCGCGAAGCTCGTAACTCTTCAATGCGGCCTTGGCCAACGCGGTGACGTCGCACGAAACAATCTTCAAGAAGACTATTTGCGTCCAAGAGTCTCTTGGGTACGGTTTGAATCACTTGAAACACTTCCATTGGATCGGAGACAGCAAGGATGTCCCTCTCGCAGGCCTTGAAAATGGCCAATGAAACACGGAAGAATGTTTTGGATCCCTCGTAGAAGAAGATATCCCATACCCGCAAGGTCGTCTCGAGCGGCAAAGTCCCGATGAAGACCGACATGAGCCAGTTGGTTAAGCCCAAAGTGATGTCGGGAAGCCGTGAGTTCACATTCAGAGCGGGAGCTTTGCCACGAGTGGGGGTCGAGCCATCCATGCTGGCAACCTTTCCATAGATGGCGGGCATGGAATCTCGCAGCAAAACCATAAGGATCCACAGATCAATGTTTGCACCCTCAAGACTCACCTCGTGAGTGCCGGGCAGATACCCACTGGTGATAATGTGGAGCATCCAGAACGCTTTCTCTTCcgggaggaaaagaagaagcataCCGGTGATGAAGTTGAGGGATTGCGTATAGCCGATCTTGGGGTTGTGAAGCGCAAACGCATAGAGTACTCGGCGCAGAGATTGAATCATTTGCGTCTCGGTAACGGTATTTGAACTGGAAGATCCGGTGGTATCTGATTGCTGTTCGGGTTTGAAATGAAGATTGTCCGGGAAAGTCCGATGCAAATCTCGTTCAATGTGCTCTTTATCATCATTCGTAGGCGACGACATGACCTCTTCCACGAGTTGTTTGTAGCGGCCAGGGTTCCGGTTTAAGAGCTCGTAGCCGCCAGCATACCAGAACCAAGCAGCGCCTCGAAACTCCGACGGTATTCCTTTGCGGACGAATCTCTTGACTTTGGAGGATTGAAGAGGGAAAACATGGGGATTGGAGGTTGGGAGACTATGCTCTTGAAGCATGTCAAGCCATTTATTACGCCGATGCGACGCATACTGGGCGTAGACTGACTTCCAAGCTTCGTACTGGTCGAGTGTCACGTATTGCGTCGCTTTCCGGAACCCATATTCGTCACGGGTGGAATTGGCGGCCGCAAGCGGTGGAGGCACCTTGCCAGGAATGAGAATTTTCGAAGGTTTTCGCTGTTTATTCCTAGGTGAGGGTAATGGGGTTTTCTGCGGAGATGTCAAGTCTTGTGAGGGAGAGTCGTCTGCAGTGGTCGGGAGAGGTGGGGTGAGCGGCGGAGATGTGATTTCTGGCGGAGCGACGACCTCTGGCGAAGGTTCGCTTGTCGAAGGCTGTGTAGATTGAAGAGTCGCCTCTTCTTTTGGTTGCATCTCGGGTTGTGTAAAAGAGGAATTCGTGGATTCATGGTCGGATGAAGCGGTCCGCGGAGGTAAAGATTCCGTAGGGTCTGAACCGAGTACATCAACCCCAGAAGCGAGCGTCGTCGGAAAGTCTTCGTGTTCCGCCTGTGAagttggtgatggtggttCCTCTGCCACATCACT
The nucleotide sequence above comes from Penicillium oxalicum strain HP7-1 chromosome II, whole genome shotgun sequence. Encoded proteins:
- a CDS encoding GTPase-activating protein gyp3, whose protein sequence is MVTENGSSRHPPFLGDLDQREGRRKPYPPRPDPLMIDPRVMHSVHPAPISSPRSPRAHPPRSHSPLPPPAVPSTLHRPDGPPGALRGRGLSHAPHFTSSADRAPPVRYYHDARDADMDRPNHRNAPSKRGGLRISMSTSRLPNRRPRPRMSPERKQDSGARGLPLPRFPTQGPAETDALRTSFNSTVTSRSSTEQQSGTERSSVMTKGSSITDLSPDTPDAPCEIDQGMSVEDAISMYLDGFSDVAEEPPSPTSQAEHEDFPTTLASGVDVLGSDPTESLPPRTASSDHESTNSSFTQPEMQPKEEATLQSTQPSTSEPSPEVVAPPEITSPPLTPPLPTTADDSPSQDLTSPQKTPLPSPRNKQRKPSKILIPGKVPPPLAAANSTRDEYGFRKATQYVTLDQYEAWKSVYAQYASHRRNKWLDMLQEHSLPTSNPHVFPLQSSKVKRFVRKGIPSEFRGAAWFWYAGGYELLNRNPGRYKQLVEEVMSSPTNDDKEHIERDLHRTFPDNLHFKPEQQSDTTGSSSSNTVTETQMIQSLRRVLYAFALHNPKIGYTQSLNFITGMLLLFLPEEKAFWMLHIITSGYLPGTHEVSLEGANIDLWILMVLLRDSMPAIYGKVASMDGSTPTRGKAPALNVNSRLPDITLGLTNWLMSVFIGTLPLETTLRVWDIFFYEGSKTFFRVSLAIFKACERDILAVSDPMEVFQVIQTVPKRLLDANSLLEDCFVRRHRVGQGRIEELRASRRTAVRQEKLRRSVAFSKGQIQSATDNFPDSSRNQSPDLENRVASSWRNLRQHAFHREPTQ
- a CDS encoding Protein pns1, translated to MSGQAASYYDGGQNFADSGQAAGYEKRNANYPTAYNPQQNGAYQPPANYGGPVTYGQPGPGMNPQQPPYPDNPPPYTTFDEAFKIQKPKYNDIWAGLLLIAVFLGYVAVSGLTIHKYASYKGFNGGGIYGAQNDFSLNTNTLVLFIFVLCVALVFSWAYFMGARYFTKTFIWATGILNIVFAFATGIYYIVRKQYGGGIVFLVFGVFAVICFISWIPRIPFTAFMLQTTMDVARKHGHVFLVSALGGIATVAFSAWFSVTLVSIYVAYEPDSTGTNPACASGGCSTAKVIGLTVYVTFAMYWLSEWLKNTVHTTIAGIYGAWYFWSKSAGGMPKGSTRGAFRRATTYSFGSISFGSLIIAIINMLRQACSIAQRQEAAQGNIVGSIFVWILGCFISLLDWLVTLFNRYAFCHIALYGKAYIPAAKDTWKMMQDRGIDALVQDCLIGPVLTMGSVFVAYVCALLAYLYLQFTKPAYNSDGDFTAVIMAFSFVIGLQICQVFLTPIGSGVETIFVAMGWDPQVMINDHPEIYYKLVQLYPKVQQAIHA